In a genomic window of Sulfurimonas denitrificans DSM 1251:
- the hisB gene encoding imidazoleglycerol-phosphate dehydratase HisB: MISKSRKTKETDITVSLDINGNGKSKIDTGVGFLDHMLDSFSKHSLIDLEITCKGDTHIDDHHSVEDIGIVLGALFAEALYPVSNMERFGSANIVMDEACVSCDLDLSNRPYLVYEVNLAGKVGQFDTELVEEFFRAFVLNARISTHIVLQRGKNRHHIIEAAFKAVAVALRRAMQKNERVGIPSTKDML; encoded by the coding sequence ATGATTAGTAAAAGCAGAAAAACAAAAGAGACAGACATAACTGTTTCACTGGATATAAATGGCAACGGTAAGAGTAAAATAGATACAGGTGTTGGTTTTTTAGACCACATGCTAGATAGCTTTTCAAAACACTCTTTGATTGATTTAGAGATTACATGTAAGGGCGATACACATATAGATGATCACCATAGCGTAGAAGATATAGGGATAGTTCTTGGCGCCCTTTTTGCAGAAGCTCTCTATCCTGTTTCAAATATGGAGCGTTTTGGAAGTGCAAATATAGTTATGGATGAAGCGTGTGTTAGTTGTGATTTGGATTTGAGTAACAGACCATATCTTGTTTATGAAGTTAATCTTGCTGGGAAAGTAGGACAGTTTGATACAGAGCTTGTTGAAGAGTTTTTTAGAGCATTTGTGTTAAATGCAAGAATAAGTACGCATATAGTTCTACAAAGAGGCAAAAACAGACACCATATTATAGAGGCAGCTTTTAAAGCTGTTGCAGTTGCGCTTCGCCGTGCAATGCAAAAAAATGAAAGAGTCGGGATTCCTAGTACGAAAGATATGCTTTGA
- the lptA gene encoding lipopolysaccharide transport periplasmic protein LptA, with protein sequence MKKTVFLIILSAASLFAQELQVKAKLFNADQKAGISIFEGDVNIIRGNDELNASKVTIHTNSAQEPTKFIAEGNASFKIKTIEGALYVGKAHKVIYLPKTKEYYFYQDVHLKQLDDKKEIIGDEVILKTIEGKAYAKGAAKEPVIMIFNMPEDQNKTEVQKSEKND encoded by the coding sequence ATGAAAAAAACAGTTTTTTTAATAATTTTATCAGCAGCGTCGCTGTTTGCGCAAGAGCTACAGGTAAAAGCAAAACTATTTAATGCAGATCAGAAAGCTGGAATTTCTATTTTTGAAGGTGATGTAAATATCATCAGAGGCAATGATGAACTAAATGCTTCAAAGGTAACCATACATACAAACTCTGCGCAAGAGCCCACTAAGTTTATAGCTGAGGGTAACGCTTCATTTAAGATAAAAACCATTGAGGGTGCTTTATATGTAGGAAAAGCGCATAAAGTAATCTATCTTCCTAAAACAAAAGAGTACTATTTCTATCAAGATGTACATCTAAAGCAACTTGATGATAAAAAAGAGATTATTGGCGATGAAGTAATTTTAAAAACAATTGAAGGTAAAGCTTACGCAAAAGGTGCTGCTAAAGAGCCAGTAATTATGATTTTTAATATGCCTGAAGATCAAAACAAGACAGAAGTTCAGAAGAGTGAAAAAAATGATTGA
- a CDS encoding TRAP transporter substrate-binding protein: MNRRDFLATATTASAALALNGCNDSNREAIDYSKHPKFKSDDEKRVNINRNKKTVIKLATSWPGSFPIIGTGIEKFAQRVKDISGDSLEIKIYPKNVLVPDLAVFDAASSGQIDAFHSGPYYWKGKNSAFSLYSGIPFGFTSEEINSWMLYGGGLELWREHYAKNNLYPFMGGNTNIQMGGWFRMEINSLSDMNGLKMRIPGLGGEVFSKMGVNSVLLPAGEIYTSLERGVIDATEWVGPALDIKMGFYKVAPFYYSGWHEPGSILELTFNKQFWNKLAFEHQSMIEVASSEMNSNMTYEFHYENIHALKNLRELNIEIKEFPLDVITAAKVALQEVLDEFGQKNSDFKIVNESIQKHLSLSKEWSDASLRYFLNVR, encoded by the coding sequence ATGAATAGAAGAGATTTTCTCGCCACAGCAACTACCGCCTCAGCAGCCTTAGCACTAAATGGGTGCAATGATAGCAACAGAGAGGCTATTGATTACTCTAAGCATCCAAAATTTAAGAGCGATGATGAAAAAAGAGTAAATATAAATAGAAATAAAAAAACAGTTATAAAGCTAGCAACGAGTTGGCCAGGGAGTTTTCCAATTATTGGTACTGGTATTGAGAAGTTTGCCCAGAGAGTTAAAGATATAAGCGGTGACTCTTTGGAGATAAAAATCTATCCTAAAAATGTACTCGTTCCTGATCTTGCTGTTTTTGATGCCGCAAGCAGTGGACAGATAGATGCTTTTCACTCTGGTCCATATTATTGGAAAGGTAAAAATAGTGCATTTTCACTATATAGCGGTATTCCTTTTGGTTTTACTTCTGAAGAGATAAACTCATGGATGCTCTATGGTGGCGGGTTGGAATTATGGAGAGAACATTATGCAAAAAATAATCTCTACCCTTTTATGGGCGGAAACACAAACATACAGATGGGCGGGTGGTTTAGAATGGAGATAAATTCGCTCTCTGACATGAATGGACTCAAGATGAGAATTCCAGGACTTGGTGGAGAAGTTTTTTCAAAAATGGGAGTAAATTCAGTTCTTCTTCCTGCTGGAGAGATTTATACTTCACTTGAGAGAGGTGTCATTGACGCTACCGAATGGGTTGGTCCTGCACTGGATATAAAGATGGGATTTTATAAAGTAGCACCATTTTATTACTCTGGATGGCATGAGCCTGGATCTATCCTCGAACTAACTTTTAATAAACAGTTTTGGAATAAGTTGGCGTTTGAGCATCAAAGTATGATAGAAGTTGCGAGCAGTGAGATGAATTCAAATATGACTTATGAGTTTCATTATGAAAACATCCATGCACTTAAAAATTTGCGTGAGTTAAATATAGAGATAAAAGAGTTTCCTCTGGATGTAATAACTGCTGCAAAAGTAGCATTACAAGAGGTTCTTGATGAGTTTGGCCAAAAAAATAGCGACTTTAAGATAGTAAATGAGTCTATACAGAAACATTTAAGCCTCTCTAAAGAGTGGAGTGACGCTAGTCTTAGATACTTTTTAAATGTTAGATAA
- a CDS encoding M48 family metallopeptidase, with product MQKTLLSTCKINFNDLEILHLQKATLKNSYLSVKKNGEITLKTPKVSNAFIQKLLIQREPWIRKQLKTIELSKPISINLQDEILLFGEVFSMDSDEAKELRELLQKVDISEQDTILKCYEKFYKNFATLYLTQRVEYFAKVMKLSFSELKFKKMRSRWGSCSSKMVITLNTELIKIDKELIDFIVVHELSHLVHMNHSKKFHSLVFEYMPKAKALNKELKAICLL from the coding sequence ATGCAAAAGACCCTATTGAGTACATGTAAGATTAATTTTAATGATTTAGAGATTTTGCATCTACAAAAAGCAACTCTAAAAAATAGCTATCTAAGTGTGAAGAAAAATGGTGAAATCACTCTTAAGACTCCAAAAGTATCAAACGCATTTATTCAAAAGCTTCTTATCCAAAGAGAGCCATGGATAAGAAAACAGCTAAAAACCATAGAGTTATCAAAACCTATAAGCATAAATCTTCAAGATGAGATTCTACTCTTTGGAGAGGTTTTTAGTATGGATTCAGATGAGGCAAAAGAGCTAAGAGAGTTACTTCAAAAAGTAGATATTTCAGAACAAGATACTATTTTAAAGTGCTATGAAAAATTTTATAAAAATTTTGCAACTCTTTACCTAACTCAAAGAGTAGAATATTTTGCAAAGGTTATGAAATTGAGTTTTAGTGAACTAAAATTTAAAAAAATGCGAAGTAGATGGGGAAGTTGTAGCTCAAAAATGGTTATTACTCTAAATACAGAACTTATAAAAATAGATAAAGAGCTTATTGATTTTATAGTGGTTCACGAGCTTTCACATCTAGTGCATATGAACCATTCAAAAAAATTCCACTCTCTTGTTTTTGAGTATATGCCTAAAGCAAAAGCCCTAAACAAAGAGCTTAAAGCGATTTGTCTTTTATAA
- a CDS encoding putative glycoside hydrolase — protein sequence MKILLLTAMLLQNTLFASFSANIIDAVSLKPIKDVTISDSVLSVKSDINGSFTINSLEKPLHVKACGYRPYKITQESSDKVLKLEPLVVKALYLSFWHTNNQSPKLRDILKIIDETDINTVVVDVKNEYGHTSFKTSFEQANSYGADKSIINRNIEEFMSIMRAKNIYTIARIVTFKDELQAINNVDYAIKNRDGTIWRNHDNMAWVDPFDVRAHNYAISVAQEAAKVGFDEINFDYIRFPAKDGLLYSKESTQESRIKAISDFLNLAQERLRKYGVFISADTYGNICWTKDDNNIGQTVSSMAPHVDYLAPMLYPSGFASGSFSFKSPSNHPHTVIYRSIKNIEDRIDTKRVRPWLQYFKDYAHEKRHYREFEIKEQIRATQDINTNGWMMWSPSSRYNIEYFIKDKSL from the coding sequence ATGAAAATCCTATTATTAACCGCCATGCTTTTGCAAAATACACTTTTTGCTTCATTTAGTGCAAATATTATTGATGCGGTCAGTTTGAAACCTATTAAAGATGTCACTATTAGTGATTCTGTTTTGAGTGTTAAAAGCGATATCAATGGAAGTTTTACTATAAATAGTCTTGAAAAACCTCTACATGTAAAAGCGTGTGGATATAGACCATATAAAATTACACAAGAGTCAAGTGATAAAGTTCTTAAGCTTGAACCTCTTGTTGTAAAAGCGCTATATTTAAGTTTTTGGCATACAAATAATCAATCTCCAAAGCTAAGAGATATTTTAAAAATAATAGATGAAACAGATATAAATACAGTTGTTGTAGATGTTAAAAATGAGTATGGACACACATCATTTAAAACATCTTTTGAACAAGCCAACAGCTATGGCGCTGATAAAAGTATCATAAATAGAAATATAGAAGAGTTTATGTCAATTATGAGAGCTAAAAATATCTATACGATTGCAAGAATTGTGACATTTAAAGATGAGCTTCAAGCTATTAACAATGTGGATTATGCTATCAAAAATAGAGATGGCACTATCTGGAGAAACCATGACAATATGGCTTGGGTTGATCCTTTTGATGTCAGAGCGCATAACTACGCAATTTCTGTTGCGCAAGAGGCGGCAAAAGTCGGTTTTGATGAGATAAATTTTGACTATATTCGCTTTCCTGCAAAAGATGGGCTGCTTTACTCTAAAGAGAGCACTCAAGAGAGTCGTATAAAAGCAATTAGTGATTTTTTAAATCTTGCACAAGAGAGACTTAGAAAATATGGGGTATTTATCTCTGCGGATACTTATGGAAATATATGTTGGACCAAGGATGATAATAACATAGGTCAAACAGTTAGCTCGATGGCACCACATGTAGATTATTTGGCTCCAATGTTATATCCATCTGGATTTGCAAGTGGTTCATTTTCATTTAAAAGCCCATCAAACCACCCACATACTGTAATTTACAGAAGCATTAAAAATATAGAAGATAGAATTGACACAAAAAGAGTTAGACCATGGTTGCAGTATTTTAAGGACTACGCACATGAAAAACGGCATTACAGAGAGTTTGAGATAAAAGAGCAGATTAGAGCAACACAAGATATAAATACTAATGGATGGATGATGTGGTCACCATCTAGCAGATACAATATAGAATATTTTATAAAAGACAAATCGCTTTAA
- the ybeY gene encoding rRNA maturation RNase YbeY translates to MIDFDNRTSLNLHIEVIEQIASSLTNKEIELIVTDKDEMREINSAHRNIDKATDVLSFPYIEMPLSPLGSIVICSLHVEEKSKEFGHTLNDEFALLFIHGLLHLLGYDHEVDSGEMREEEARIIKEFNLPQSLIVRSEG, encoded by the coding sequence TTGATAGACTTTGACAACAGAACCTCACTAAACCTTCATATAGAGGTAATTGAACAAATTGCCTCTTCCCTCACAAATAAAGAGATAGAATTAATAGTTACAGATAAAGATGAGATGAGAGAGATAAACAGCGCTCATAGAAATATAGATAAAGCAACAGACGTTTTAAGTTTTCCTTATATCGAAATGCCGCTCTCACCATTAGGAAGTATTGTTATTTGCTCCTTACATGTAGAAGAAAAATCAAAAGAGTTTGGACACACTCTAAATGATGAATTTGCACTCCTTTTTATACATGGTCTTTTACATCTTCTTGGATACGACCATGAAGTTGATAGCGGAGAGATGAGAGAAGAGGAGGCTAGAATTATCAAAGAGTTTAATTTGCCTCAAAGTTTAATAGTTAGAAGCGAGGGATAA
- the queC gene encoding 7-cyano-7-deazaguanine synthase QueC: MNLKNKKAICIMSGGMDSTLGAYMVKEMGYEIVALHFNYAQRTEAKELFCFKKICEALNVSNSYVLDLDFFSKIGASALTDKSIDIPINGLEEGVPITYVPFRNGIFLSIAAALAEKEEAVLIAIGVVQEDSSGYPDCKDSFITSMEQSINLGTKDETKIKIYMPLVHLSKSQIVEHALRLNVPLELTWSCYKDEEAACGVCDSCRLRLNGFRLANAKDPIEYM; the protein is encoded by the coding sequence ATGAATTTAAAAAATAAAAAAGCAATTTGTATTATGAGCGGTGGAATGGATTCTACACTAGGGGCTTATATGGTAAAAGAGATGGGTTATGAAATTGTAGCTTTACACTTTAACTATGCTCAAAGAACTGAAGCAAAAGAGCTCTTCTGTTTTAAGAAAATATGTGAGGCACTAAATGTCTCAAATAGTTATGTTTTGGATTTAGACTTTTTTTCAAAAATAGGTGCTTCTGCTCTTACAGATAAAAGTATAGATATACCTATAAATGGACTAGAAGAGGGTGTTCCCATCACTTATGTGCCATTTAGAAATGGCATATTTTTATCGATAGCAGCAGCGCTAGCAGAAAAAGAGGAGGCTGTACTTATTGCTATTGGTGTTGTGCAAGAGGATAGTAGTGGTTATCCAGATTGCAAAGACTCTTTTATCACTAGCATGGAGCAGAGCATTAATCTTGGCACAAAAGATGAGACAAAAATCAAAATATATATGCCACTGGTTCATCTTAGTAAATCTCAGATAGTTGAGCATGCACTTAGACTTAATGTTCCACTTGAACTTACATGGAGTTGTTACAAAGATGAAGAGGCAGCTTGTGGTGTTTGTGACAGTTGTCGCCTGAGATTAAATGGATTTAGATTAGCCAATGCAAAAGACCCTATTGAGTACATGTAA
- a CDS encoding N-acetyltransferase — MKIELTKAKLSDIQEMQKLVAAEVEAGVILARSSDEVATNIRSYILAKDGSEIIGFCALHIHTPSLAEIRSLIVKDGRRGEGIGQSLVTKATDEAQILGLQKVLSLTYKQSFFENLGFIEIPKESLPEHKIWADCIKCKHFPICNEVSLIKTL, encoded by the coding sequence ATGAAGATTGAATTAACAAAAGCAAAACTCTCTGATATACAAGAGATGCAAAAGCTAGTGGCTGCTGAAGTTGAAGCTGGTGTAATTCTTGCAAGAAGCTCAGATGAAGTGGCGACAAATATAAGATCTTATATTCTTGCTAAAGATGGCTCTGAAATTATTGGATTTTGTGCTCTTCATATTCATACACCATCTTTAGCAGAGATTAGATCTTTGATTGTAAAAGATGGAAGAAGAGGAGAGGGAATAGGGCAAAGCTTAGTTACAAAAGCAACTGATGAAGCACAAATATTAGGACTTCAAAAGGTTCTTAGCTTAACTTATAAACAATCTTTTTTTGAAAATTTAGGTTTTATCGAGATTCCAAAAGAGTCACTCCCAGAACATAAGATTTGGGCTGATTGTATTAAATGTAAACATTTTCCAATATGCAACGAAGTCTCTCTTATAAAAACCCTCTAG
- the yihA gene encoding ribosome biogenesis GTP-binding protein YihA/YsxC has product MIEIVDAKFITSAPNLDGAPPSIEQNEIVFMARSNVGKSSLLNALTNHKGLAKVSSTPGKTRLINYFDVTFINREDSLKSFAKFVDLPGFGYAKVAKSIKYDWERNLTDYIASRKQIKIFIHLVDCRHPFLDIDKSVSDFLLECANPTQHIFQIFTKIDKLNQKEQTELRRDFPNALMVSSSKKKGLAKIVTLIYNVLKECENED; this is encoded by the coding sequence ATGATTGAGATTGTAGATGCAAAATTTATTACATCTGCCCCAAATTTAGATGGTGCACCTCCTAGTATAGAGCAGAATGAAATCGTTTTTATGGCCCGCTCAAATGTTGGAAAAAGCTCTCTGCTTAATGCTCTAACAAATCATAAAGGATTGGCTAAAGTATCATCAACACCAGGTAAAACAAGGCTTATAAACTACTTTGATGTTACTTTTATAAATAGAGAAGACTCTTTAAAAAGCTTTGCTAAATTTGTTGATTTACCTGGATTTGGTTATGCAAAAGTGGCAAAATCGATAAAATATGATTGGGAGAGAAACCTAACAGACTATATAGCATCAAGAAAGCAGATTAAAATTTTTATACATCTGGTTGATTGCAGACACCCTTTTTTAGATATTGATAAATCTGTTAGTGATTTTTTGCTTGAGTGTGCCAACCCCACACAGCATATTTTTCAGATATTTACTAAAATAGACAAGCTCAATCAAAAAGAGCAAACTGAGTTAAGAAGAGATTTTCCTAATGCCCTGATGGTTTCTAGTTCCAAAAAGAAAGGATTAGCAAAAATAGTAACGCTTATCTATAATGTTTTAAAGGAGTGTGAAAATGAAGATTGA
- a CDS encoding KdsC family phosphatase, with translation MIKLIVLDVDGCMSDGKIIYHSDGSEIKNFNVKDGLAISSWIKIGLHVAIITGRDSKIVQRRAEELGIKYLFQGIKDKESVLKELISSLGFKHYEVGAIGDDLNDFKMLRSVGRSFTPKDGVKEIKDIVDTTLTCNGGDGAVREMIDILVDENDLREQFMALWL, from the coding sequence TTGATTAAGTTGATTGTGCTTGATGTTGATGGGTGTATGAGTGATGGGAAAATAATATACCACTCTGATGGCTCAGAGATAAAAAACTTTAATGTAAAAGATGGTTTGGCGATTAGCTCATGGATAAAAATTGGCTTACATGTAGCCATAATTACTGGAAGAGACTCTAAAATAGTCCAAAGAAGAGCAGAAGAGTTAGGAATTAAATATCTGTTTCAAGGCATTAAAGATAAAGAGAGTGTTTTAAAAGAACTTATCTCTTCCTTGGGTTTTAAGCACTATGAAGTTGGTGCAATCGGCGATGATTTAAATGACTTTAAAATGCTGCGCAGTGTCGGCAGAAGCTTTACGCCAAAAGATGGAGTAAAAGAGATTAAAGATATTGTTGATACTACTCTTACATGTAATGGTGGAGATGGAGCAGTTAGAGAAATGATAGACATTCTTGTAGATGAGAATGATTTAAGAGAGCAATTTATGGCTCTTTGGTTATAA
- the mrdA gene encoding penicillin-binding protein 2: MKIKFILFIFASIWLALLVRVFFLSVESNSYYERLSYNNTIKIEQIAPVRGEIVDINNRPIAINELGFKIQLAPHLGLERNSEIFEDEINRLIALLPNLDKEKMIKEYKKVDSYYNHNFIDIVDFVSYEHIMPIYSILSLRENLNIVSSPKRFYPYGEIGAHIIGYVGRANKDDIVDDELVKLIGYSGKSGIEKYYNEYLQGLAGNREIKVNAHNQEVEELSSQKPSEDTKLTLNIDIELQKYISSFFVNKAGAVIVMDVNGAILSASSFPEYDLNTFVTGISNEVWDKLSNSLDKPFTNKLIHGLYPPGSVIKTGLGLLYITSPEAGPNFNVHCTASMPLGSRVFRCWKKDGHGSTDIKKAIRESCDDYFYKGSLRLGIEKMSDGLMRYGLGKKTGVDLPNEFIGTVPSREWKRKKYNKPWYIGETVNTSIGQGDFLTTPMQIAQFTALMATGKLPKPYFAKMIGDEVVEPDLQDVLTENELKRLPTIQRAMYEVCNVPGGTARSYVNTKVKIAGKTGTAQVVGILQDIKERELEHEMEYYTRSHAWFSTYGPYDNPQYVVLAMVEHGGHGGAATGNIISGVYNKLLELGYIKEDEEAQEDKE; this comes from the coding sequence ATGAAAATTAAATTTATACTTTTTATATTTGCATCTATCTGGCTAGCTCTTTTAGTAAGAGTTTTTTTTCTCTCAGTTGAATCAAACAGTTACTATGAAAGACTCTCATACAATAACACAATTAAAATCGAACAAATTGCTCCTGTAAGAGGGGAAATAGTAGATATAAACAACAGACCAATAGCAATAAATGAACTTGGATTTAAGATACAACTAGCTCCACATCTAGGTCTTGAGAGAAATTCTGAAATTTTTGAAGATGAGATAAATAGGCTTATTGCTCTATTGCCAAATTTAGATAAAGAGAAGATGATAAAAGAGTATAAAAAAGTTGATTCATACTACAACCATAACTTTATAGATATAGTTGATTTTGTATCATATGAACATATTATGCCTATATATTCAATATTGAGCCTAAGAGAAAATTTAAATATAGTCTCCTCTCCAAAGAGATTTTATCCATACGGTGAGATAGGTGCACATATTATTGGGTATGTTGGGCGTGCAAACAAAGATGACATTGTAGATGATGAGCTTGTTAAACTCATAGGATATAGTGGCAAATCTGGTATTGAAAAATACTATAATGAGTATCTTCAAGGTTTAGCAGGAAACAGAGAGATAAAGGTAAATGCGCATAATCAAGAAGTAGAAGAGCTCTCAAGCCAAAAACCATCAGAAGATACAAAACTTACTTTAAATATCGACATAGAACTTCAAAAATATATATCATCATTCTTTGTAAATAAGGCTGGTGCAGTGATTGTTATGGATGTGAATGGCGCTATTTTATCGGCAAGCAGTTTTCCAGAGTATGACCTAAACACTTTTGTAACTGGCATAAGCAATGAAGTTTGGGATAAGTTGTCAAATAGTCTTGATAAACCTTTTACAAATAAACTTATCCATGGACTCTACCCACCTGGTTCAGTTATAAAAACAGGACTTGGACTACTGTACATAACTTCGCCAGAAGCTGGTCCAAACTTTAATGTTCACTGCACCGCCTCTATGCCACTTGGCTCAAGGGTATTTAGATGTTGGAAGAAAGATGGTCATGGAAGTACTGATATTAAAAAAGCCATAAGAGAGAGTTGTGATGACTATTTTTATAAAGGAAGCCTAAGGCTCGGTATTGAGAAGATGAGCGATGGGCTCATGAGATATGGACTTGGAAAAAAAACAGGCGTTGATTTGCCAAATGAATTTATAGGTACAGTCCCATCTCGTGAGTGGAAAAGAAAAAAATATAACAAACCATGGTATATAGGTGAGACTGTAAACACATCAATCGGGCAGGGAGATTTTTTAACAACTCCGATGCAGATAGCCCAATTTACAGCACTTATGGCTACAGGAAAGTTGCCTAAACCATACTTTGCCAAGATGATAGGCGATGAAGTTGTAGAGCCAGACCTTCAAGATGTACTCACGGAAAATGAGCTAAAGAGGCTGCCTACAATTCAAAGAGCGATGTATGAAGTTTGTAATGTACCTGGTGGAACAGCTAGGAGTTATGTAAATACAAAAGTAAAAATTGCAGGTAAAACTGGAACAGCCCAAGTTGTTGGTATTTTACAGGATATTAAAGAGAGGGAGCTAGAGCATGAAATGGAGTACTATACACGTTCTCATGCTTGGTTTTCAACGTATGGTCCATACGATAATCCACAATATGTTGTTTTAGCTATGGTAGAGCATGGAGGACATGGTGGCGCTGCTACTGGTAATATTATATCTGGGGTTTATAATAAACTCTTAGAACTTGGATACATAAAAGAAGATGAAGAAGCCCAAGAAGATAAAGAGTAG
- the lptC gene encoding LPS export ABC transporter periplasmic protein LptC — MNYFFLFISLSLLMILFVFKPVEIKENFFGDIELFSISSFTMYEFDPHGLITLMNGSKAIKYSDRYSVDDIDYTDSSKEYVSNMKSKRGIYKDDIVYLDGNIVYTREDGLTFKTQKAIYNKKTSIAIADGDYLLYRDANRVIGEGLHYNSALERVTSKNVTAKYQLKER, encoded by the coding sequence ATGAACTATTTTTTTCTCTTTATCTCTTTATCTCTTTTAATGATACTTTTTGTATTTAAACCTGTTGAAATAAAAGAGAATTTTTTTGGAGATATTGAGCTATTTAGTATCTCATCTTTTACTATGTATGAGTTTGACCCTCATGGTCTCATAACGCTTATGAATGGCTCAAAAGCCATTAAATATAGTGACAGATACAGCGTTGATGATATAGACTACACAGATAGTTCTAAAGAGTATGTTTCAAACATGAAATCAAAAAGAGGAATATACAAAGATGATATTGTATATCTCGATGGCAATATTGTTTATACAAGAGAAGATGGTTTGACATTTAAGACACAAAAAGCGATATATAATAAAAAAACTAGTATAGCTATTGCTGATGGAGATTATCTTTTATATAGAGATGCAAATAGAGTTATAGGGGAAGGGTTGCACTACAATAGTGCGCTAGAGAGAGTTACTTCAAAAAATGTAACAGCAAAATATCAACTAAAAGAGAGATAG
- a CDS encoding calcium/sodium antiporter has product MDFIIFTVAMAALVYGADFVIKESQRIALHFNISHYVIGATLVAFGTSMPEMAASMMASYGGKSEMAIANVVGSNIFNITLILGVVFLISKNMNPKRDIFVKDSAWIIVPVVIFMLMIQDSVISRADGILFLLIMVSYILFLFTGPKDDFEDAIDEDLSKEKFNWLKTILFLGIGFVLTIGGANFVVESGTDIARLFGVSEWIIGLFLIALGTSLPELVVSLVAVKNGNAEMGIGNIIGSNVANFSMVLGASSIINPLTINLITAQFDIYVMVGSSIALLFIVANKLYNKTGAIFLLTILSLFLLNSF; this is encoded by the coding sequence ATGGATTTCATAATTTTTACAGTTGCTATGGCTGCACTTGTTTATGGGGCGGATTTTGTTATAAAAGAGTCTCAGAGAATAGCTCTGCATTTCAATATATCACACTACGTCATAGGCGCTACTCTTGTAGCATTTGGAACTTCAATGCCAGAGATGGCAGCTTCAATGATGGCATCATATGGAGGCAAAAGTGAGATGGCTATAGCTAATGTTGTTGGTAGCAATATTTTCAATATAACATTAATTTTAGGAGTTGTATTCTTAATATCAAAAAATATGAACCCTAAAAGAGACATCTTTGTAAAAGATAGTGCTTGGATTATTGTGCCTGTTGTTATTTTTATGCTGATGATTCAAGATAGTGTTATAAGCAGGGCTGATGGGATTTTATTTCTTTTAATAATGGTTTCATATATTCTATTTTTATTTACTGGTCCAAAAGATGATTTTGAAGATGCAATAGATGAGGATTTATCAAAAGAGAAGTTTAATTGGTTAAAAACTATTCTATTTTTAGGTATTGGATTTGTATTAACAATAGGTGGAGCAAATTTCGTTGTTGAGAGCGGAACAGATATAGCTAGGTTATTTGGCGTAAGTGAGTGGATAATTGGACTTTTTCTTATTGCACTTGGAACATCTCTACCTGAACTTGTAGTCTCTTTGGTTGCTGTAAAAAATGGAAATGCAGAGATGGGCATAGGAAACATAATAGGCTCAAACGTTGCTAACTTCTCTATGGTTTTAGGAGCTTCATCAATCATAAATCCACTAACCATCAACTTAATTACTGCACAGTTTGACATCTATGTAATGGTTGGCTCTTCTATAGCTCTTCTTTTTATTGTAGCAAACAAACTATACAATAAAACTGGAGCGATATTTTTATTAACAATATTGTCGCTTTTTTTACTTAACTCTTTTTAA